Proteins from one Nicotiana tabacum cultivar K326 chromosome 23, ASM71507v2, whole genome shotgun sequence genomic window:
- the LOC107815422 gene encoding uncharacterized protein LOC107815422, translating to MAKTPEKNSPQKMAASNKTHIWDCGSSLYDSFELKSFERQLDSAIASRSLSMPHLPDRHILIPSSNSQQQQQQTQSISKKSSKISRSFQKLLKSLFRQKQNNSPLFSGHKQSIGDGFYVVYDKSGALTTIPEGPEYDNLSPEIKSLVRRTGSERFTAASIGISCA from the coding sequence ATGGCAAAAACTCCAGAAAAAAACTCACCCCAAAAAATGGCAGCATCAAACAAAACTCACATATGGGATTGTGGAAGTTCACTCTACGACTCATTCGAATTAAAATCATTCGAACGCCAACTCGATTCAGCCATAGCTTCTAGAAGTCTCTCTATGCCTCATTTACCCGATCGTCATATTCTTATTCCATCTTCTAACtcgcaacaacaacaacaacaaactcaatcCATTTCCAAAAAGAGTTCAAAAATCTCTAGATCTTTCCAAAAACTTCTGAAATCCTTGTTCAGACAAAAGCAGAACAATAGTCCGCTTTTTTCGGGACATAAACAGTCAATTGGAGATGGATTTTACGTTGTTTATGATAAATCTGGTGCACTTACGACGATTCCCGAAGGTCCTGAATATGATAATCTTTCGCCAGAAATTAAGTCGTTGGTTAGAAGAACGGGTTCTGAACGATTTACGGCGGCTTCTATTGGTATTTCATGTGCTTAA